A single Tachypleus tridentatus isolate NWPU-2018 chromosome 9, ASM421037v1, whole genome shotgun sequence DNA region contains:
- the LOC143227378 gene encoding B-cell receptor CD22-like, producing the protein MKDNVTQTHSSHFLLVNPSEPLVTVDNTVVENGTTIGPFLEGNTMVVKCKSSGGRPAPDVTWWNGTSHMPMKTLRTPSSQGGIDVVSTLRFILSRWDLDAKLTCFVNSTATSTFTSKWVKLNIHVRPLVLRVRGRSTPVVEGEMVSITCTVEGARPAANITWYNRSEIVRPQPITSKDLMSDGTYRTTSTLVFIASRHDHRGEFFCKGTNNVIKKRLETPLLEATTLEVLFPPAVEVLPRGYYPVNESDEAVLTCYFNANPPNVTEIVWFKDNRILSQARTDRFLLTKNPIPKLDIKSVRRGDAGVYSCQVKNAYGRGTSLNFVQLDILYPSHVRLVIHPPIATEGTNFSVWLTCETLKGNPKNLTEVNWYKDGKFLEQTTVNRLIFVGVKRHFTGNYSCQGLNEAGWSSTSSSERFIVQYPPGVATVLPPDQRILKGHPVTLFCEVSDMGFPSASFYRWEKDGLVLNSTSNLYISEPISVGTEGNYSCSAVNEVAIGSSVLYRLDAFAPPRFVEKLPAIGGALRNVHTVNLRCRVECEPLCDIMWFRNNENLNGSKFFFIETFEQPADVDSNTFKSVLSVLSWNMSLLPFPTFDFNNFTCKTTANEVGKAVSSSMVFRLEYPPEDIKISMVQLEILKGEVPEDLVCSASAHPDGEYIWLQKGEPVSQGPVLSFNSSLSKEMAGNYTCVVSNRHGRAKTAAVIRVLHKPECMIRKGYDGSGTLILTCQAHSHPGVVNFTWYRNNSTVHVYHVTNGASHSALKISKENPSSISSYSCVASNVIGQSDPCYVPLADFPSPEGWVQLLLREENLIIVAGVAGGLVVLVVVLVTCLFAVLLKRRMRGTRKTDLVQHQIPEGKELTADDTPGGASPLLTTLDKPDGSPLLRHIVGDRNCADLVSEEHMSSRNFPLSRSGNDRR; encoded by the exons AAAATGGAACCACCATTGGCCCATTTCTTGAAGGGAACACTATGGTTGTGAAATGCAAGTCCTCTGGAGGTAGGCCTGCACCGGATGTGACGTGGTGGAATGGGACATCACATATGCCGATGAAAACATTACGTACCCCAAGTAGTCAAGGTGGTATTGATGTGGTTTCTACCTTGCGATTTATCCTCTCACGATGGGATTTGGACGCCAAATTGACCTGTTTTGTCAACAGCACCGCTACTTCAACATTTACCTCTAAATGggtaaaattaaacatacatg TTCGCCCTTTGGTTTTGAGAGTTCGGGGTCGATCAACTCCGGTTGTGGAAGGAGAGATGGTTTCTATAACTTGTACTGTTGAGGGCGCTCGTCCTGCCGCAAATATCACCTGGTACAATCGGTCAGAGATCGTTCGACCTCAACCAATAACAAGCAAGGACTTGATGAGTGACGGAACGTATCGTACAACAAGCACCCTTGTGTTTATAGCTTCTAGACATGATCATCGTGGGGAATTCTTCTGTAAGGGAACCAACAACGTCATCAAAAAAAGACTAGAAACACCTCTTTTAGAAGCCACCACTTTAGAAGTTCTTT TTCCTCCAGCGGTAGAAGTGTTACCTCGAGGGTACTACCCTGTGAACGAATCTGACGAAGCCGTCTTAACTTGTTACTTTAACGCCAATCCTCCGAACGTTACAGAGATCGTTTGGTTTAAAGACAACAGAATTCTGTCTCAAGCCCGAACAGACCGATTCCTTTTAACTAAAAATCCTATACCAAAGTTAGACATCAAAAGCGTCAGACGAGGAGACGCCGGGGTTTACAGCTGCCAAGTAAAAAACGCTTATGGAAGAGGGACGTCTCTAAATTTTGTGCAGTTGGATATTTTGT ATCCTTCACACGTCAGACTGGTAATACACCCTCCCATAGCTACAGAGGGGACAAACTTCTCTGTCTGGCTTACATGCGAAACCTTGAAAGGTAACCCTAAAAACCTTACGGAAGTGAACTGGTACAAGGACGGGAAGTTTTTAGAACAAACAACAGTTAACCGGTTGATTTTCGTCGGTGTTAAGAGACATTTCACTGGTAATTATTCTTGTCAGGGATTGAACGAGGCCGGCTGGAGTTCGACGTCGTCATCTGAGAGATTCATAGTGCAAT ATCCACCTGGTGTTGCTACAGTGCTACCTCCAGACCAAAGAATACTTAAAGGGCATCCAGTAACTTTGTTCTGTGAGGTCAGTGATATGGGATTTCCGTCTGCTAGTTTCTATCGCTGGGAAAAAGATGGCTTGGTGCTGAATTCCACTTCTAATTTATATATTAGCGAGCCCATTTCGGTAGGGACAGAAGGTAATTATTCCTGCTCTGCAGTGAATGAAGTGGCGATTGGAAGTTCAGTCCTTTACCGACTGGATGCCTTTG CACCTCCCAGATTTGTGGAGAAGCTACCTGCTATAGGGGGCGCTCTACGAAACGTTCACACTGTGAACTTAAGGTGCAGAGTAGAGTGCGAACCTTTATGTGACATCATGTGGTTCAGAAATAATGAGAACCTCAATGGCTCGAAGTTTTTCTTCATTGAAACTTTTGAACAGCCAGCAGATGTCGACAGTAATACGTTCAAGTCTGTACTTAGTGTTCTCTCGTGGAACATGAGCCTCCTGCCTTTCCCGACTTTTGACTTCAACAACTTCACTTGTAAGACAACGGCTAATGAAGTGGGTAAAGCAGTCTCCAGCAGTATGGTCTTTCGTCTGGAAT ACCCCCCTGAGGACATCAAGATTTCGATGGTTCAGTTGGAGATTTTGAAGGGGGAGGTCCCGGAGGACCTGGTGTGTTCAGCATCCGCTCATCCCGATGGAGAGTATATTTGGCTCCAGAAAGGCGAACCTGTTTCCCAAGGTCCGGTGTTGTCGTTTAATTCATCTTTGTCTAAGGAAATGGCGGGAAACTACACATGTGTTGTCAGCAACAGGCACGGTAGAGCAAAAACAGCAGCTGTGATTCGAGTTCTTC ATAAGCCTGAGTGCATGATAAGAAAAGGATACGACGGATCTGGAACTTTGATTTTGACCTGTCAGGCCCACTCCCACCCTGGGGTCGTAAACTTCACGTGGTACAGGAACAACTCCACTGTCCATGTTTACCACGTGACCAATGGAGCCAGTCACAGCGCCCTGAAGATTTCTAAAGAAAATCCAAGTAGTATCAGTAGCTACTCCTGTGTTGCATCGAACGTGATTGGCCAATCTGATCCGTGTTATGTTCCTCTTGCCGACTTTCCAT cGCCGGAAGGATGGGTCCAGTTGTTACTGAGGGAAGAAAACCTTATCATTGTGGCGGGGGTCGCTGGAGGATTAGTGGTTCTAGTAGTTGTCCTAGTAACCTGCTTGTTTGCTGTCCTGCTCAAACGACGAATGAGAG GAACCAGAAAGACAGACTTAGTGCAACATCAGAT ACCCGAGGGTAAGGAATTAACTGCTGATGACACTCCAGGTGGAGCATCCCCTCTCTTGACGACCCTGGATAAACCAGACGGCAGTCCTCTATTGAGGCACATTGTTGGAg ACCGAAACTGCGCTGACCTGGTAAGTGAAGAGCACATGAGTTCCCGAAACTTCCCGCTAAGCCGAAGTGGAAACGACCGCAGATGA